In Acidobacteriota bacterium, one genomic interval encodes:
- a CDS encoding PepSY domain-containing protein: MTVWEQILDRPRQWRGRHWFFQLHLWAGVLTALYLVVASVTGSLLMLHDLLEPPVPHADVARGELPVGPDEALRALRAALPGFRAASVVVPERPGGPYGGFLLNRGQWAFAEVHPVTGEISRVITRRNSGWRFLEDLHNNLLSGRTGRVVNGIGGLSVTLLCVTGIVIWWRGRGLWGRGLRIDWSAPWPRRWWDLHGATGIWLLPLTLLITITGVYHTWPLWFRTPIAAVLPVSPPEPQQHLADAAGRPPARIETLLAAARAAVPHKRVHTLQLPAGSTQPVRALMLGEGERIQAFADVVFLHPATGEVVRIDRYAGRPVGDRAIRWLGILHGGRFAGALSGVLWFIVGFAMAVLAASGVVVWWNRTIRKRLWRLAPPWPFAPRTRCGSPPRRT; encoded by the coding sequence ATGACGGTCTGGGAGCAGATACTTGACAGGCCGCGCCAGTGGCGCGGCCGCCACTGGTTCTTCCAGCTGCACCTCTGGGCGGGCGTTCTGACGGCGTTGTACCTCGTCGTGGCCAGCGTCACCGGCAGCCTGCTCATGCTGCACGATCTGTTGGAGCCGCCTGTGCCGCACGCCGATGTCGCGCGCGGAGAGCTGCCCGTCGGGCCCGACGAGGCCCTGCGTGCACTCCGCGCCGCGCTTCCGGGCTTTCGCGCGGCCTCGGTGGTGGTCCCGGAGCGGCCCGGCGGGCCGTACGGCGGTTTCCTCCTGAACCGTGGTCAATGGGCATTCGCGGAGGTGCATCCGGTCACGGGCGAGATCAGCCGGGTCATCACGCGGCGAAACAGCGGGTGGCGGTTTCTCGAGGATCTTCATAATAACCTGTTGTCCGGCCGCACGGGCCGCGTCGTGAACGGGATCGGGGGCCTTAGCGTCACGCTGCTGTGCGTCACCGGAATCGTCATCTGGTGGCGCGGCCGCGGTCTCTGGGGCAGAGGGTTGCGGATCGACTGGAGCGCCCCGTGGCCGCGGCGATGGTGGGATCTGCACGGCGCGACGGGCATCTGGCTGCTGCCGCTCACGCTGCTCATCACCATCACGGGCGTGTATCACACCTGGCCGCTGTGGTTCCGGACGCCGATCGCGGCGGTGTTGCCGGTGAGCCCGCCCGAGCCGCAGCAGCATCTTGCGGACGCCGCCGGTCGACCGCCGGCGCGGATCGAGACGCTGCTCGCGGCAGCCCGTGCCGCGGTGCCGCACAAACGTGTCCACACGCTCCAGCTGCCGGCGGGTTCCACGCAGCCGGTGCGGGCGCTCATGCTCGGCGAGGGTGAGCGCATCCAGGCGTTTGCAGATGTGGTATTTCTCCATCCGGCCACGGGGGAGGTGGTGCGCATAGACCGATACGCCGGTCGTCCTGTAGGGGACCGCGCGATCCGATGGTTAGGCATCCTCCACGGCGGGCGCTTCGCGGGCGCCCTGAGCGGGGTGCTGTGGTTCATCGTCGGCTTCGCGATGGCGGTGCTCGCCGCGTCCGGCGTTGTGGTCTGGTGGAACCGGACGATTCGGAAGCGGTTATGGAGGCTGGCGCCGCCTTGGCCGTTCGCCCCCCGGACCAGGTGCGGCAGCCCGCCGCGTCGGACGTAA
- a CDS encoding TonB-dependent receptor produces MLALLSTSPSASAGSDVSAAPTHVVVGTVVDDQDRPIPGAEVVIEVAGTHGRTQRTNPDGTFRFEGLPSGNATVRVAARGFAPISRSISTAEQRTVRLRLAIAPVTATVTVLAGGEEDLARRVDRSYDTTKSVTSVDGHVLTSLNPVANYAALRLLPGVMNAGAGGRDRFSVPTHIRGGHAWGTVETVDQYPSIDITPVSAEDGGYTAGFSSIIPSIAIRSLSIATGGLGVSYGQASGGVIRNYLKRGSGANPASSFRVEMLSLGEGIFMGDTGGGKGPVDYYVAGQSSLADYGSAYSTFPRPIEGLRLASGLMKLGVQTSTRGRWETMYIGGGERHDYFQESTQAGRLIRQDYHTDKTNYFLASRYDWRKSENFGAGVGITGNWFHENRVEDAAGGVATGVSRRNRPQRAARLFANIQWRVPLAGGVTYSGSSGADLTWDRFEDITTQPVAFSFREQAVYWRNSFEIGAVTLNGGVRVANIDNGLRNKPRAAYDAGAAWVIPGARTRLFGSWSTGYKLNKAFYLWWGNGQFIRRDPAVGLRPSTTDTVEIGAEQPVSIGSHGSGTVRVAVFKSRESDLFNFGNTGMGIPFYDAARTRGVEMWTEWRVWRLRPFASLTWLRSYRDDSTNPSASNVDLRFAPLPNYVAGFGTHIDLHRRLAASVYGIYDDGGLSEQRLNDDVVVTRFGGFGKLNAAIAWSASSRWGLFTRVENLLNQRDLGFDRTIISPDGSARRVAGTQRDPGVVVSAGLNIQF; encoded by the coding sequence ATGTTGGCCCTGTTGTCGACCTCCCCGAGCGCGTCAGCCGGGTCGGACGTTTCCGCGGCTCCAACCCATGTCGTCGTCGGTACGGTTGTCGACGACCAGGATCGACCGATTCCCGGCGCTGAAGTTGTAATTGAAGTCGCCGGAACCCACGGCCGAACGCAACGAACGAATCCCGATGGCACGTTCAGATTCGAAGGGTTGCCGTCCGGCAACGCGACGGTGCGGGTCGCAGCGCGGGGCTTTGCCCCGATCTCGCGATCGATCAGCACGGCCGAACAACGCACGGTTCGCCTGCGGCTGGCCATCGCACCTGTCACGGCGACCGTGACCGTTCTCGCTGGCGGGGAGGAGGATCTGGCCCGCCGCGTGGATCGGAGTTACGACACGACCAAGTCGGTGACGTCAGTTGATGGGCACGTACTCACGAGTCTGAACCCGGTCGCGAACTACGCCGCCTTGCGCCTGCTGCCCGGCGTGATGAATGCTGGCGCAGGAGGCCGCGACAGGTTCAGCGTTCCCACGCATATCCGCGGCGGTCACGCTTGGGGCACTGTCGAAACCGTCGATCAGTATCCGTCTATTGACATCACCCCCGTATCGGCGGAAGACGGCGGCTACACCGCCGGATTCTCCTCCATCATTCCATCCATCGCGATTCGATCGCTCAGTATCGCCACGGGCGGCCTCGGCGTCTCATACGGCCAGGCGTCAGGCGGCGTGATCCGCAACTACTTGAAGCGCGGGTCCGGTGCGAACCCCGCAAGTTCTTTTCGCGTGGAAATGCTCAGCCTCGGCGAAGGCATCTTCATGGGCGATACCGGTGGCGGAAAGGGGCCTGTCGATTACTACGTCGCCGGGCAAAGCTCGCTGGCGGATTACGGAAGCGCGTACAGCACGTTTCCACGACCGATCGAAGGCCTGCGGCTGGCGTCGGGTCTCATGAAACTCGGCGTGCAGACATCCACCCGCGGACGCTGGGAGACAATGTACATCGGCGGTGGCGAGCGTCACGACTACTTCCAGGAAAGCACGCAGGCTGGCCGGCTGATCCGCCAGGACTACCACACGGACAAGACCAACTACTTCCTGGCATCCCGCTACGACTGGCGCAAGTCCGAGAACTTCGGTGCTGGTGTCGGCATCACGGGAAACTGGTTTCACGAGAACCGCGTTGAAGACGCCGCTGGCGGCGTGGCGACCGGCGTCTCCCGCCGCAATCGGCCCCAGCGTGCCGCCCGGCTGTTCGCCAACATTCAGTGGCGCGTCCCGCTCGCGGGCGGGGTGACCTACAGCGGTTCCAGCGGCGCCGACCTGACGTGGGATCGGTTCGAGGACATCACGACACAGCCGGTCGCCTTTTCGTTCCGCGAGCAGGCCGTCTACTGGCGCAACTCGTTCGAGATCGGCGCGGTCACGCTGAACGGCGGCGTTCGCGTGGCCAACATCGACAACGGACTCCGCAACAAACCGCGCGCCGCTTACGATGCGGGAGCCGCGTGGGTCATCCCGGGTGCACGCACGCGCCTCTTCGGCTCGTGGTCCACGGGTTACAAGTTGAACAAGGCGTTTTACCTGTGGTGGGGAAACGGGCAGTTCATTCGCCGGGATCCTGCGGTTGGACTCCGCCCGTCGACCACCGACACGGTTGAAATCGGCGCTGAACAGCCGGTCTCGATCGGCTCGCATGGTTCGGGCACCGTCCGCGTCGCGGTATTCAAGAGTCGTGAGTCCGACCTGTTCAACTTCGGCAACACCGGCATGGGGATCCCGTTCTACGACGCAGCGCGGACGCGCGGGGTCGAGATGTGGACCGAGTGGCGTGTCTGGAGGCTTCGCCCGTTCGCGTCCCTCACGTGGCTGCGCAGCTACCGCGACGACAGCACGAATCCGAGCGCCTCGAACGTCGATCTCCGTTTCGCGCCGCTGCCGAACTACGTGGCCGGCTTTGGCACTCACATCGATCTCCACAGGCGGCTCGCGGCCAGTGTCTACGGGATCTACGACGATGGCGGCCTGTCGGAACAGCGGCTCAACGACGATGTCGTGGTCACGCGGTTTGGCGGCTTCGGCAAGTTAAACGCGGCGATCGCCTGGAGTGCCTCCTCGCGCTGGGGTCTGTTCACACGGGTCGAAAACCTGTTGAACCAGCGCGATCTCGGGTTCGATCGCACAATCATCAGTCCGGACGGGAGCGCCCGGCGCGTGGCCGGCACACAGCGCGATCCGGGGGTTGTCGTCTCCGCCGGTCTCAACATCCAGTTCTGA
- a CDS encoding copper resistance protein B translates to MIRARHFPVLVFTAWLLMVPAGAAQTPPHTGHPPPPPAQQPQPKPPDDHSAHAKPADAPKQGPKDPIPPITDADRAAAFPPALGGHAVHDRTLTAFVLFEQLEWQGGGSGGGNLENTSWIGGDVDRLWIRAEGESEDGRVTNAFVHALWGRSVSRWWDFVAGVRQDFRPGDPQTWAAAGVQGLAPYWFEIEATGYVGAGGRTHARFEAEYDLLLTNRLILQPLVELEVYGKDDPERAIGAGFSSIEAGVRLRYEIRRELAPYVGVVWDRKLFGTADFAREKGRDVGGAKLALGVRTWF, encoded by the coding sequence ATGATCCGGGCGCGGCACTTCCCTGTCCTCGTCTTCACCGCGTGGCTCCTGATGGTGCCTGCCGGGGCTGCCCAGACGCCGCCGCACACCGGGCACCCTCCACCCCCGCCCGCGCAGCAGCCGCAGCCAAAGCCGCCAGACGACCATTCGGCTCACGCGAAGCCGGCCGACGCGCCGAAGCAGGGCCCGAAAGATCCGATCCCGCCGATCACCGATGCAGACCGTGCCGCCGCGTTCCCGCCGGCGCTCGGCGGACACGCCGTCCACGATCGGACGCTCACGGCCTTCGTGCTGTTCGAACAGCTCGAGTGGCAGGGTGGAGGATCGGGTGGCGGCAACCTCGAGAACACGTCGTGGATCGGCGGCGACGTCGACCGCCTCTGGATCCGCGCCGAAGGTGAAAGCGAGGACGGACGCGTCACGAACGCGTTCGTGCATGCGCTGTGGGGGCGGAGCGTCTCGCGGTGGTGGGACTTCGTCGCCGGCGTGCGCCAGGATTTCCGGCCGGGCGATCCGCAGACGTGGGCGGCGGCGGGCGTGCAGGGGCTGGCGCCGTACTGGTTCGAGATCGAAGCGACCGGTTATGTCGGCGCCGGTGGCCGCACGCACGCGCGATTCGAGGCGGAGTACGACCTCCTGCTCACGAACCGGCTCATTCTTCAACCGCTCGTCGAACTGGAGGTGTACGGAAAGGACGATCCGGAGCGTGCCATCGGCGCAGGCTTCAGCTCCATTGAAGCCGGCGTGCGGCTCCGCTACGAGATCCGTCGCGAGCTGGCACCGTACGTCGGCGTGGTGTGGGACCGGAAGCTCTTTGGAACAGCGGACTTCGCCCGCGAAAAGGGCCGAGACGTCGGCGGCGCGAAGCTCGCGCTCGGCGTGCGTACCTGGTTCTGA
- a CDS encoding copper resistance system multicopper oxidase, which yields MPSHRTHRADPAAPSRRTFVKGLAASGAVAGLGLWRTPRVWAQAPARQPTIELSGTNFDLRIGETPVNITGRPRTAYTVNGSLPAPTLRWREGETVTLRVANTLSEDEASIHWHGILLPANMDGVPGLSFGGIRPGESYEYRFTVRQNGTYWYHSHSGFDEQLGVYGAIIIEPRQPSPVQHDREHVVLLSDWTDEDPRAVFAKLKKQSDYFNFNKRTMVDLFRDVRERGLSATLADRRMWGRMRMNPTDLSDLSAYTYTYLMNGLAPNENWTGLFEPGERVRLRFINGSAQSYFDVRIPGLKMTVVAADGQYVHPVEVDEFRIATAEVYDVIVEPSGSEAFTIFAQSADRTGYAAGTLAVRRGLRAEVPRLDEPQLLTMADMGHGEMAGHNTPGHDVPMQAHPESENGNPLVDMQATMPMPRLDDPGVGLRGNGRRVLTYADLRSIFEDPDGREPSRTIELHLTGHMEKFAWSIDGIKFSDAQPVRLKYGERLRVVLVNDTMMSHPMHLHGMWSDLENEAGEFIVRKHTVDIQPGTKRSVRVRADALGRWAFHCHLLYHMESGMFREVRVEE from the coding sequence ATGCCGTCTCACCGCACTCATCGCGCCGATCCCGCCGCGCCGTCCCGCCGAACGTTCGTGAAAGGACTCGCCGCGAGCGGGGCGGTCGCGGGCCTCGGCCTCTGGCGCACGCCGCGGGTGTGGGCGCAGGCGCCGGCGCGGCAGCCGACCATCGAACTTTCAGGTACCAACTTCGACCTTCGTATCGGCGAGACGCCGGTCAACATCACCGGCCGGCCCCGCACCGCCTACACGGTCAACGGGTCGCTCCCGGCACCGACGCTCCGGTGGCGTGAAGGCGAAACCGTAACGCTGCGCGTCGCGAATACCCTTTCAGAGGACGAAGCCTCGATTCATTGGCACGGCATCCTGCTGCCCGCCAACATGGATGGCGTTCCCGGCTTGAGTTTCGGCGGGATCCGGCCTGGTGAGTCGTACGAGTACCGGTTCACGGTTCGGCAGAACGGCACGTACTGGTATCACAGCCATTCCGGGTTCGACGAGCAGCTCGGCGTCTACGGCGCAATCATCATCGAGCCGCGGCAACCCTCTCCCGTCCAGCACGACCGCGAGCACGTCGTCTTGCTTTCGGATTGGACGGACGAGGATCCGCGCGCGGTCTTCGCCAAGTTGAAGAAGCAGTCCGACTACTTCAACTTCAACAAGCGGACGATGGTCGATCTCTTCCGCGATGTGCGGGAGCGGGGGCTCTCCGCGACGCTGGCAGACCGCAGGATGTGGGGCCGGATGCGGATGAATCCAACCGACCTCTCGGACCTCAGCGCCTACACGTACACGTACTTGATGAACGGCCTCGCGCCAAACGAAAACTGGACGGGGCTGTTCGAGCCGGGCGAGCGGGTCCGGCTGCGCTTCATCAACGGGTCGGCGCAATCGTACTTCGACGTCCGCATCCCGGGGCTGAAGATGACGGTCGTGGCCGCCGACGGGCAGTACGTGCACCCCGTGGAGGTCGACGAGTTCCGCATCGCGACTGCCGAGGTCTACGACGTGATCGTCGAACCATCGGGCTCGGAGGCCTTCACGATCTTCGCCCAATCGGCCGATCGGACTGGCTACGCCGCGGGGACGCTTGCGGTCCGTCGCGGGCTGCGCGCGGAGGTGCCTCGCCTGGACGAACCGCAACTGCTGACGATGGCGGACATGGGGCATGGAGAGATGGCGGGACACAACACGCCGGGACACGACGTGCCGATGCAGGCGCACCCTGAAAGCGAGAACGGGAATCCGCTTGTGGATATGCAGGCCACCATGCCAATGCCGCGGTTGGACGATCCGGGCGTCGGGCTGCGCGGGAACGGGCGGCGCGTGCTCACCTACGCGGATCTTCGCAGCATCTTCGAGGACCCGGACGGCCGGGAGCCGAGCCGCACGATCGAGTTGCACCTCACCGGGCACATGGAGAAGTTCGCGTGGTCGATTGACGGGATCAAGTTCTCTGACGCGCAACCCGTTCGACTCAAATACGGCGAGCGCCTGCGCGTCGTCCTCGTCAACGACACGATGATGTCGCACCCGATGCACCTGCACGGCATGTGGAGCGACCTCGAGAACGAGGCCGGTGAGTTCATCGTGCGGAAGCACACGGTGGACATCCAGCCGGGGACGAAGCGCAGCGTTCGCGTGCGGGCGGACGCGCTCGGCCGCTGGGCATTTCACTGCCACCTGCTCTATCACATGGAGTCCGGCATGTTCCGGGAAGTGAGGGTGGAGGAATGA
- a CDS encoding YceI family protein: MTTTATPQTASTAYAIDRTHSEVLFRVRHLLSRVSGQFRDFSGSITFDPARPENARVAVGIKAASIDTAVADRDGHLKSADFFDVENHPEITFVSDRVVSKGADNFAVGGTLTIRGVARQIELPVTYLGVARDPWGNDKLGFEASIRLNRKEFGLTWNAALETGGFLVGDDVDVTLNVQAARAN, from the coding sequence ATGACCACGACCGCTACCCCGCAGACCGCTTCGACCGCGTACGCCATCGACCGCACGCACAGCGAGGTGCTCTTCCGAGTCCGGCACCTGCTCTCGCGCGTGAGCGGCCAGTTCCGCGACTTCAGCGGGTCGATCACCTTCGACCCCGCGCGACCCGAGAACGCGCGCGTGGCGGTCGGCATCAAAGCCGCCTCCATCGATACGGCGGTCGCTGACCGCGACGGGCACCTCAAGTCCGCGGACTTTTTCGACGTCGAGAACCACCCGGAGATCACCTTCGTGAGCGATCGCGTGGTGTCGAAGGGGGCCGACAACTTCGCGGTCGGCGGCACGCTCACCATCCGCGGCGTCGCCCGGCAGATCGAATTGCCGGTTACCTATCTTGGCGTCGCGCGCGATCCGTGGGGCAACGACAAGCTGGGCTTCGAGGCGTCGATCCGGCTGAACCGGAAGGAATTCGGCCTGACCTGGAACGCCGCGCTCGAGACCGGCGGCTTCCTCGTCGGCGACGATGTGGATGTGACGCTGAACGTGCAGGCGGCCCGCGCGAACTAG
- a CDS encoding winged helix-turn-helix transcriptional regulator, translating into MLEPHGVTLQQYNVLRILRGAGDAGLPTLAVAERMIEQTPGVTRLLDRLERKGHIRRERCRRDRRQHLCWLTKEGARVLERLEDPMIAAQEEALGALGESDRRRLVKLLDHVRNPDE; encoded by the coding sequence GTGCTCGAGCCGCACGGCGTCACCCTGCAGCAATACAACGTGCTGCGAATCCTGCGGGGCGCCGGCGACGCGGGGCTCCCCACCCTGGCGGTGGCGGAGCGCATGATTGAGCAGACGCCCGGCGTCACCCGGCTCCTCGATCGACTGGAACGCAAGGGACATATCCGCCGCGAGCGCTGCCGCCGCGACCGCCGCCAGCATCTCTGCTGGCTGACAAAGGAGGGCGCGCGGGTGCTCGAGCGCCTCGAGGATCCGATGATCGCCGCGCAGGAGGAGGCGCTGGGCGCGCTCGGCGAGTCGGACCGGCGGCGCCTCGTGAAACTGCTGGACCATGTGAGAAATCCCGACGAGTAG
- a CDS encoding asparaginase: protein MRFTRHSPLVLAFLVCWSAAAAAEPPRVKLFATGGTISNRAGGRLTHEELVKSMPDVGHYARVESEQFSNLPSSGLTLDQWVLLARRIQDAFADTDLAGAVVTSGTDTLEELAYFLNLTVKDERPVVVVGSMRNPSTLGYEGAANLLEGVRVAADPASRRKGVLVVLNDEINAAREVTKTDALRLQTFQSRPYGVLGVVDADRIVYYREPVKRRTFDTEFDLAKIAALPRVDVLLVYQGAPGDLIRAAVDAGARGIVMATAGAGATSGTQNEGIQYAVGKRVPVVVTTRAGSGRIAPFRRPPAAAPGTGQPPSPSYRIAGEDLMPLKARVLLMLALTRTDDAAEIQRIFNEY, encoded by the coding sequence ATGCGATTCACACGGCATTCGCCTCTCGTTCTCGCGTTCCTCGTGTGCTGGAGCGCGGCCGCGGCCGCCGAGCCGCCCCGCGTGAAGCTGTTCGCGACCGGCGGCACGATCTCCAACCGTGCCGGCGGCCGCCTGACGCACGAGGAACTGGTCAAGAGCATGCCGGATGTCGGGCACTACGCGCGCGTCGAGTCCGAGCAGTTCTCGAACCTCCCGAGCAGCGGCCTCACGCTCGACCAGTGGGTGCTCCTCGCCCGGCGCATCCAGGACGCGTTCGCGGACACGGATCTGGCGGGTGCGGTGGTGACCAGCGGCACCGACACGCTGGAGGAGCTCGCCTATTTCCTCAACCTCACCGTTAAAGACGAACGCCCCGTCGTGGTGGTCGGTTCGATGCGGAACCCGAGCACGCTGGGGTACGAAGGGGCCGCCAACCTGCTCGAAGGGGTCCGGGTCGCGGCGGACCCTGCCTCGAGACGCAAAGGGGTGCTCGTCGTGCTGAACGACGAGATCAACGCCGCGCGCGAAGTCACCAAGACCGACGCGCTGCGGCTGCAGACGTTTCAGAGCCGCCCCTACGGCGTGCTCGGCGTCGTTGACGCCGATCGGATCGTCTACTACCGCGAGCCGGTCAAGCGGCGAACCTTCGACACGGAGTTCGATCTCGCGAAGATCGCGGCGCTGCCCCGCGTGGACGTCCTGCTCGTGTATCAGGGAGCGCCCGGCGATTTGATCCGCGCGGCGGTCGATGCCGGCGCCAGAGGCATCGTGATGGCCACGGCCGGCGCCGGTGCGACCAGCGGCACGCAGAACGAGGGCATCCAGTACGCGGTCGGCAAACGCGTGCCCGTGGTCGTCACGACCCGCGCCGGAAGCGGGCGCATCGCGCCGTTCCGGCGCCCGCCGGCCGCGGCGCCCGGCACCGGGCAGCCGCCGTCGCCGTCGTATCGCATCGCGGGCGAGGACCTCATGCCGCTCAAGGCGCGGGTCCTGCTGATGCTGGCGTTGACCAGGACGGACGACGCCGCCGAAATCCAGCGGATCTTCAACGAGTACTGA
- a CDS encoding PD-(D/E)XK nuclease family protein yields MAETPVTPVVTPRRTRLVRAAGLRAMQQAIVEAAFATDTLDDLRARCVIVPTHAAGASLRRTVEDVRLSERAPATTLPMIVTRAELYSVLHERIGGEPSRLSDFEREALLRRAARQTAAGGIVPPFRLRPGLIVEILRFYDELRRRHRTVEAFDRLLTETLGAGADDDRGAERLLRQTTFLAATYRAYEAAVARSDGIDEHALRRMLLEREAPRPIAHIVVATGDDGSGPGGLWPADFDLLTRLPGLRQVDVIATDGELAAGLHERLMERLPGIEEVRAGGGLGPAPILLAPEGPGAPFHFTARDREEELVETARMLKGRGTDPGRFAIVFQRPLPYLYLARHVFPAARIGYEASDALPLAAEPFAAALDAVLACMVSDYTRGSLIDLLRLPQFAFAGSGRRLSAGAVAALNGLLAEAKYLGDRAQLARVREHPRAKEPALGALDAALRVAEELEAVREGGRASAQLDALLAFLRRYDRTPPPSASWRERHLRARAAVLAALEGLRDAHARYDDEPIDAAELSAAVRRWIEGQTFAPRTGEGGIHLVDSAAARFGTYDELRIVGLIERDWPARSGRNIFYPGHLLTQLGWPAEPAELAAARAGFTDLLHLPSRRISVSAPSLEDDALVAPSTFAEELETSGLRVERPPAPPRARISVHDALATDPVAPIVEGDAAEWLALRRGPDEGDPARFRGSAGPQPAGTFAVSHLEQYLACPFKYFAAFVLKLDEEREAEAGMSPAERGQFLHDLLMEFFKRWQASGRGAVTADIAEEALAEFRALAEERLPSLSALDRALEEARLLGSAAVAGLAERLFAFEIERDVPVVERLLEHRLEGEYTFEAGERRRAIRIRAQADRIDLLADGTLRIIDYKLGRAPRMSRALQLPIYGVCATQHLEGHGGRSWRVAEAGYVAFGEPDVFRALAARGDIDAALATGQARLLDAVEGIERGEFPPRPDDPYLCTYCAYAAVCRKDYVGDE; encoded by the coding sequence TTGGCTGAGACCCCCGTCACTCCCGTAGTCACCCCGCGGCGGACGCGCCTGGTCCGCGCCGCCGGCCTGCGCGCCATGCAGCAGGCGATCGTCGAGGCCGCGTTCGCCACCGACACGCTCGACGATCTGCGCGCGCGCTGCGTCATCGTTCCCACGCACGCCGCCGGCGCATCGCTGCGCCGCACGGTCGAGGACGTGCGCCTCTCCGAGCGTGCGCCCGCAACGACGCTGCCGATGATCGTCACGCGCGCGGAGCTGTATTCCGTCCTCCACGAGCGCATCGGGGGAGAGCCCTCGCGTCTCTCTGACTTCGAGCGTGAAGCGCTGCTGCGCCGTGCCGCGCGGCAGACGGCCGCGGGCGGCATCGTGCCTCCCTTCCGGCTGCGCCCGGGTCTCATCGTCGAGATCCTGCGCTTCTACGACGAGCTGCGGCGGCGCCACCGGACCGTCGAGGCCTTCGATCGGCTCCTCACCGAGACGCTCGGCGCGGGCGCTGATGACGATCGGGGCGCCGAACGTCTGCTGCGGCAGACGACGTTCCTGGCAGCGACCTATCGCGCGTACGAAGCCGCGGTCGCCAGGTCGGACGGCATCGACGAGCATGCGCTCCGCCGGATGCTTCTCGAGCGCGAGGCGCCACGCCCGATCGCGCACATCGTCGTGGCCACCGGCGACGACGGGTCGGGTCCGGGAGGCTTGTGGCCGGCGGACTTCGACCTGCTGACGCGACTCCCGGGCCTCCGACAGGTCGATGTCATCGCGACGGACGGCGAGCTCGCGGCCGGGTTGCACGAACGCCTGATGGAGCGTCTCCCCGGCATCGAAGAGGTGCGGGCGGGCGGCGGCCTCGGCCCGGCTCCGATCCTGCTCGCGCCCGAAGGGCCCGGCGCGCCGTTTCATTTCACCGCGCGCGATCGCGAGGAGGAGCTGGTCGAGACCGCGCGCATGCTGAAAGGGCGCGGTACGGATCCCGGACGGTTTGCGATCGTGTTCCAGCGGCCGCTGCCGTACCTGTATCTCGCGCGGCACGTGTTTCCCGCCGCCCGCATCGGGTACGAAGCGTCGGATGCGCTCCCGCTCGCGGCCGAGCCGTTTGCCGCGGCGCTCGATGCAGTGTTGGCCTGCATGGTGTCGGACTACACGCGCGGCTCGTTGATCGATCTCCTGCGGCTGCCGCAATTCGCATTCGCCGGCTCCGGCCGCCGGCTGTCGGCGGGCGCCGTCGCCGCTCTCAATGGCTTGCTGGCCGAGGCCAAGTACCTGGGCGATCGAGCGCAGCTCGCGCGCGTCCGCGAGCATCCGCGGGCGAAGGAGCCGGCGCTCGGGGCGCTCGACGCCGCGCTGAGGGTCGCGGAGGAGCTCGAGGCGGTGCGCGAGGGCGGGCGCGCGTCCGCGCAGCTCGACGCGCTCCTCGCGTTCCTGCGGCGGTACGACCGCACGCCACCGCCGTCCGCCTCCTGGCGCGAGCGCCATCTTCGCGCGCGCGCCGCGGTGCTCGCCGCGCTGGAGGGTCTGCGGGACGCGCACGCACGATACGACGACGAGCCGATCGACGCGGCGGAGCTGAGCGCCGCCGTTCGACGCTGGATCGAGGGACAGACCTTCGCGCCGCGCACGGGCGAGGGCGGGATTCACCTGGTCGACAGCGCCGCGGCGCGCTTCGGGACGTACGACGAGCTCCGCATTGTCGGTCTCATCGAGCGCGACTGGCCCGCGCGTTCCGGGCGCAACATCTTCTATCCCGGTCACCTGCTGACGCAGCTCGGATGGCCGGCCGAGCCCGCTGAACTGGCGGCGGCGCGCGCCGGCTTCACGGATCTGCTGCACCTGCCCAGCCGGCGCATTTCGGTTTCCGCACCGAGTCTCGAAGACGACGCGCTCGTGGCGCCCTCCACGTTCGCCGAGGAACTCGAGACATCCGGGTTGCGCGTGGAGCGTCCCCCCGCTCCGCCTCGCGCGAGGATCTCGGTGCACGACGCACTCGCAACGGATCCGGTTGCGCCCATCGTCGAAGGGGACGCGGCCGAATGGCTGGCGCTCCGGAGGGGACCGGACGAAGGCGATCCCGCGCGCTTCCGCGGCTCGGCGGGCCCCCAGCCAGCCGGGACGTTTGCTGTCAGCCATCTCGAGCAGTACCTCGCGTGCCCGTTCAAGTACTTCGCGGCTTTCGTGTTGAAGCTGGACGAGGAGCGCGAGGCGGAGGCGGGAATGAGCCCGGCCGAGCGCGGCCAGTTCCTGCACGATCTCCTGATGGAGTTCTTCAAGCGCTGGCAGGCGTCCGGGCGTGGCGCGGTCACCGCCGACATCGCCGAGGAGGCGCTCGCGGAGTTCCGCGCGCTCGCCGAAGAGCGGCTGCCGTCGCTCTCGGCGCTCGACCGCGCGCTCGAGGAAGCGCGGCTCCTCGGATCGGCGGCGGTGGCGGGGCTTGCCGAGCGCCTGTTCGCCTTCGAGATCGAGCGCGACGTGCCGGTCGTGGAGCGCCTGCTCGAGCACCGCCTCGAGGGGGAGTACACCTTCGAGGCGGGGGAGCGCCGTCGCGCGATCCGGATCCGCGCGCAGGCGGATCGGATCGATCTGCTGGCCGACGGCACGCTCCGCATCATCGACTACAAGCTCGGGCGCGCGCCGAGGATGTCGCGTGCGCTGCAACTGCCGATCTACGGCGTGTGCGCGACGCAGCACCTCGAAGGGCACGGCGGCCGGTCGTGGCGCGTCGCGGAGGCGGGATACGTCGCGTTCGGCGAGCCGGACGTGTTCCGCGCGCTCGCCGCGCGCGGCGACATCGACGCCGCGCTGGCGACGGGGCAGGCACGGCTGCTCGATGCGGTCGAAGGGATCGAGCGCGGCGAGTTCCCGCCGCGGCCGGACGACCCGTACCTCTGCACCTACTGCGCGTATGCGGCGGTGTGCCGGAAGGACTACGTGGGCGATGAGTGA